From one Larimichthys crocea isolate SSNF chromosome XVIII, L_crocea_2.0, whole genome shotgun sequence genomic stretch:
- the LOC104932498 gene encoding uncharacterized protein LOC104932498 yields the protein MTALIWMLAWLLQVLPAMSELPKPVNLSLTSVYFSHMLKWEPGPGTPTGVHYVVTVITERGVDWVPVAGCEHVQHPLVCNLTEKAFSDPDDNYFIKVTAMLEGQQSSDSLRFSPRENTHLDMPLLTVTPCNRNLCVHLQPPREDLREIYETFSYKLRIKCNNADNIEQDTKLLRSQILKNMIPGRHCCVSVRFSVSVVHRMSNYSQPVCADTPGNYTADPWISVVPCLFVIFCLVTGALLFSAGFFRCLIKNPLPLVLTSIHHLDEVLIITPRSASLSSLLNLKPTPPSSGGKWHSQTPSGDSNSETKRTGGRRGGAEAHYKLRVGTTLLSSSSSSSSSLSSLPAPLSPEPEPTPCFSSNQASDFVSPQPAAPMETEQSASDPPASGSTGGRVEPNIKEEAVVCEEQGNLDVNLLTLTFGPHKDDMEEGGKSNAESSSASEVCNTALILPAQTGDTEEVALETIPSSVIVEEDEDEDEDEDEDEDEDEDSGYIGRPSAQILRNLL from the exons CTATGAGTGAACTCCCCAAGCCGGTCAACCTATCCCTGACCTCAGTCTATTTTAGTCATATGTTGAAATGGGAACCTGGACCAGGCACACCCACAGGAGTCCACTACGTGGTCACCGTGATAACAGAAAG GGGAGTGGACTGGGTGCCAGTGGCTGGCTGCGAGCATGTCCAGCATCCACTGGTTTGCAACCTGACAGAAAAGGCCTTCTCCGACCCAGACGACAACTACTTCATCAAGGTTACAGCAATGCTGGAAGGACAGCAATCCTCAGACAGCCTGAGATTTTCTCCCAGAGAAAACA CTCACCTGGACATGCCGCTGCTCACTGTGACGCCCTGCAACAGAAATCTGTGCGTGCACCTTCAGCCGCCCAGAGAGGACCTTAGGGAGATCTACGAGACTTTCAGTTATAAACTCAGGATCAAGTGCAACAATGCAGACAACATAGAGCAG GACACCAAGTTACTGAGAAGTCAGATTTTGAAGAATATGATCCCCGGCAGACATTGCTGTGTCTCAGTCCGCTTCTCAGTCTCTGTGGTACACAGGATGTCCAACTACAGCCAACCTGTATGTGCTGACACCCCTGGCAACTATACTGCAG ACCCGTGGATCTCAGTTGTGCCATGTTTGTTCGTGATATTTTGTTTGGTCACTGGGGCCCTGCTGTTTTCTGCTGGCTTCTTCCGCTGTCTGATCAAGAACCCACTGCCACTGGTGCTG acatccatccatcatctagACGAGGTCCTGATCATCACACCTCGCAGCGCGTCCTTGTCCTCCCTCTTGAATCTTAAACCAACACCGCCCTCTTCAGGTGGAAAGTGGCACAGCCAGACACCGTCAGGCGACAGCAACAGTGAGACAAAGAGGACTGgcgggaggagaggaggagcagaagcaCATTACAAACTTAGGGTGGGCAcaactctcctctcttcctcttcttcctcatcctcctctttgtcATCGTTGCCAGCTCCTTTATCCCCCGAGCCCGAACCAACGCCGTGCTTCTCCTCAAACCAAGCATCAGACTTTGTCAGTCCTCAGCCTGCAGCCCCAatggagacagagcagagtGCTTCAGATCCTCCTGCAAGCGGTTCGACTGGGGGAAGAGTCGAGCCAAATATAAAGGAGGAGGCGGTGGTGTGTGAAGAGCAGGGCAACTTGGATGTGAACCTCCTCACCTTAACCTTCGGCCCACATAAAGACGatatggaggagggggggaaatcTAATGCCGAGTCTTCCTCTGCTTCAGAGGTGTGCAACACAGCTCTAATTCTGCCTGCACAAACAGGGGACACTGAGGAGGTTGCCTTAGAAACAATTCCCTCCTCTGTCATtgtggaggaggacgaggatgaggacgaggatgaggacgaggatgaggacgaggatGAGGACTCTGGATATATAGGGCGTCCGAGTGCACAAATCTTACGGAACTTATTATAA
- the LOC104932499 gene encoding interferon alpha/beta receptor 2 isoform X4, whose protein sequence is MLRLKNKRLIIKISASHNTVHGGKMGLWMLLLLHLHLGNAPWIEGGEEVWGLNVVCVSLPAPSNVSISSFNMEHTLSFLPGPETPTSTNFTVEILRLRRNRSWKPVAGCSELTAGQTCNLTQAFKDPFDHYQARVQAFTPNRTSNWTMSGWFQPLTDTMLGPPDVSVSGCGNCLILKVRVPPTRGLQLHEELVFHVQRTRDGAQFKLNLHYQEEITISYLQPGVEYCVTVTVKARLNSNAVPSKSHCAFTSPPQPSSSSLHVVFGLLGAFCALGFLLIGLVVYGSQLSFKLRRRLFPRTLVPSADPNQQ, encoded by the exons ATGCTCAGACTCAAAAACAAGAGACTTATCATCAAGATATCTGCGAGCCATAACACAGTCCATGGAGGGAAGATGGGGTTGTGGATGCTTCTTCTCCTGCATTTACACCTTGGTAATGCTCCCTGGATTGAAGGTGGGGAGGAAGTATGGGGTTTAAATG tggtgtgtgtttcCCTCCCTGCACCCTCAAACGTCTCCATTTCTTCCTTCAACATGGAGCATACTCTCAGCTTCCTGCCTGGCCCAGAGACCCCCACCAGCACCAACTTCACCGTTGAAATCCTCCGCTTAAG GAGGAATAGATCGTGGAAACCAGTGGCTGGTTGTTCAGAGCTGACGGCTGGACAGACATGTAATCTAACACAAGCCTTCAAAGACCCGTTCGATCACTATCAAGCTCGTGTCCAGGCCTTTACACCCAACCGGACCTCCAACTGGACGATGTCTGGGTGGTTTCAGCCTCTGACAGACA CTATGTTGGGACCTCCTGATGTGTCCGTGTCCGGCTGTGGGAACTGTTTGATCCTGAAGGTCAGAGTTCCTCCAACAAGGGGGCTTCAGCTCCATGAAGAACTTGTTTTCCATGTGCAAAGGACCAGGGATGGTGCACAG tTCAAACTGAATCTGCATTACCAGGAGGAGATCACGATCTCGTACCTGCAGCCAGGTGTGGAGTACTGTGTGACCGTCACTGTGAAAGCACGTTTAAACTCCAACGCTGTCCCCAGTAAATCtcactgtgccttcaccagCCCTCCTCAACCCTCCTCAAGCTCAC TGCACGTAGTCTTCGGCCTGCTGGGTGCGTTCTGTGCACTGGGCTTTCTCCTCATTGGATTGGTTGTCTACGGCAGTCAGCTCAGCTTCAAATTACGACGACGACTCTTCCCCAGAACTCTGG TCCCAAGCGCAGacccaaaccaacaatga
- the LOC104932499 gene encoding interferon alpha/beta receptor 2 isoform X3 — MLRLKNKRLIIKISASHNTVHGGKMGLWMLLLLHLHLVVCVSLPAPSNVSISSFNMEHTLSFLPGPETPTSTNFTVEILRLRRNRSWKPVAGCSELTAGQTCNLTQAFKDPFDHYQARVQAFTPNRTSNWTMSGWFQPLTDTMLGPPDVSVSGCGNCLILKVRVPPTRGLQLHEELVFHVQRTRDGAQFKLNLHYQEEITISYLQPGVEYCVTVTVKARLNSNAVPSKSHCAFTSPPQPSSSSLHVVFGLLGAFCALGFLLIGLVVYGSQLSFKLRRRLFPRTLSYFLLQSHNHGNASPECSGHISAMQLHKEGSADSLLTVHRHVEPLRSSSEEGEENFL, encoded by the exons ATGCTCAGACTCAAAAACAAGAGACTTATCATCAAGATATCTGCGAGCCATAACACAGTCCATGGAGGGAAGATGGGGTTGTGGATGCTTCTTCTCCTGCATTTACACCTTG tggtgtgtgtttcCCTCCCTGCACCCTCAAACGTCTCCATTTCTTCCTTCAACATGGAGCATACTCTCAGCTTCCTGCCTGGCCCAGAGACCCCCACCAGCACCAACTTCACCGTTGAAATCCTCCGCTTAAG GAGGAATAGATCGTGGAAACCAGTGGCTGGTTGTTCAGAGCTGACGGCTGGACAGACATGTAATCTAACACAAGCCTTCAAAGACCCGTTCGATCACTATCAAGCTCGTGTCCAGGCCTTTACACCCAACCGGACCTCCAACTGGACGATGTCTGGGTGGTTTCAGCCTCTGACAGACA CTATGTTGGGACCTCCTGATGTGTCCGTGTCCGGCTGTGGGAACTGTTTGATCCTGAAGGTCAGAGTTCCTCCAACAAGGGGGCTTCAGCTCCATGAAGAACTTGTTTTCCATGTGCAAAGGACCAGGGATGGTGCACAG tTCAAACTGAATCTGCATTACCAGGAGGAGATCACGATCTCGTACCTGCAGCCAGGTGTGGAGTACTGTGTGACCGTCACTGTGAAAGCACGTTTAAACTCCAACGCTGTCCCCAGTAAATCtcactgtgccttcaccagCCCTCCTCAACCCTCCTCAAGCTCAC TGCACGTAGTCTTCGGCCTGCTGGGTGCGTTCTGTGCACTGGGCTTTCTCCTCATTGGATTGGTTGTCTACGGCAGTCAGCTCAGCTTCAAATTACGACGACGACTCTTCCCCAGAACTCTG TCCTACTTCCTCCTCCAAAGCCACAATCATGGAAATGCATCGCCTGAATGCTCAGGTCACATCTCAGCCATGCAGCTACACAAGGAAGGCTCTGCAGACTCCCTTCTGACTGTCCATAGGCATGTTGAACCACTGAGGAGCAGCTccgaggagggggaggaaaacTTCCTTTAA
- the LOC104932499 gene encoding interferon alpha/beta receptor 2 isoform X1, with the protein MLRLKNKRLIIKISASHNTVHGGKMGLWMLLLLHLHLGNAPWIEGGEEVWGLNVVCVSLPAPSNVSISSFNMEHTLSFLPGPETPTSTNFTVEILRLRRNRSWKPVAGCSELTAGQTCNLTQAFKDPFDHYQARVQAFTPNRTSNWTMSGWFQPLTDTMLGPPDVSVSGCGNCLILKVRVPPTRGLQLHEELVFHVQRTRDGAQFKLNLHYQEEITISYLQPGVEYCVTVTVKARLNSNAVPSKSHCAFTSPPQPSSSSLHVVFGLLGAFCALGFLLIGLVVYGSQLSFKLRRRLFPRTLSYFLLQSHNHGNASPECSGHISAMQLHKEGSADSLLTVHRHVEPLRSSSEEGEENFL; encoded by the exons ATGCTCAGACTCAAAAACAAGAGACTTATCATCAAGATATCTGCGAGCCATAACACAGTCCATGGAGGGAAGATGGGGTTGTGGATGCTTCTTCTCCTGCATTTACACCTTGGTAATGCTCCCTGGATTGAAGGTGGGGAGGAAGTATGGGGTTTAAATG tggtgtgtgtttcCCTCCCTGCACCCTCAAACGTCTCCATTTCTTCCTTCAACATGGAGCATACTCTCAGCTTCCTGCCTGGCCCAGAGACCCCCACCAGCACCAACTTCACCGTTGAAATCCTCCGCTTAAG GAGGAATAGATCGTGGAAACCAGTGGCTGGTTGTTCAGAGCTGACGGCTGGACAGACATGTAATCTAACACAAGCCTTCAAAGACCCGTTCGATCACTATCAAGCTCGTGTCCAGGCCTTTACACCCAACCGGACCTCCAACTGGACGATGTCTGGGTGGTTTCAGCCTCTGACAGACA CTATGTTGGGACCTCCTGATGTGTCCGTGTCCGGCTGTGGGAACTGTTTGATCCTGAAGGTCAGAGTTCCTCCAACAAGGGGGCTTCAGCTCCATGAAGAACTTGTTTTCCATGTGCAAAGGACCAGGGATGGTGCACAG tTCAAACTGAATCTGCATTACCAGGAGGAGATCACGATCTCGTACCTGCAGCCAGGTGTGGAGTACTGTGTGACCGTCACTGTGAAAGCACGTTTAAACTCCAACGCTGTCCCCAGTAAATCtcactgtgccttcaccagCCCTCCTCAACCCTCCTCAAGCTCAC TGCACGTAGTCTTCGGCCTGCTGGGTGCGTTCTGTGCACTGGGCTTTCTCCTCATTGGATTGGTTGTCTACGGCAGTCAGCTCAGCTTCAAATTACGACGACGACTCTTCCCCAGAACTCTG TCCTACTTCCTCCTCCAAAGCCACAATCATGGAAATGCATCGCCTGAATGCTCAGGTCACATCTCAGCCATGCAGCTACACAAGGAAGGCTCTGCAGACTCCCTTCTGACTGTCCATAGGCATGTTGAACCACTGAGGAGCAGCTccgaggagggggaggaaaacTTCCTTTAA
- the LOC104932499 gene encoding interferon alpha/beta receptor 2 isoform X2 — MLRLKNKRLIIKISASHNTVHGGKMGLWMLLLLHLHLGNAPWIEVVCVSLPAPSNVSISSFNMEHTLSFLPGPETPTSTNFTVEILRLRRNRSWKPVAGCSELTAGQTCNLTQAFKDPFDHYQARVQAFTPNRTSNWTMSGWFQPLTDTMLGPPDVSVSGCGNCLILKVRVPPTRGLQLHEELVFHVQRTRDGAQFKLNLHYQEEITISYLQPGVEYCVTVTVKARLNSNAVPSKSHCAFTSPPQPSSSSLHVVFGLLGAFCALGFLLIGLVVYGSQLSFKLRRRLFPRTLSYFLLQSHNHGNASPECSGHISAMQLHKEGSADSLLTVHRHVEPLRSSSEEGEENFL, encoded by the exons ATGCTCAGACTCAAAAACAAGAGACTTATCATCAAGATATCTGCGAGCCATAACACAGTCCATGGAGGGAAGATGGGGTTGTGGATGCTTCTTCTCCTGCATTTACACCTTGGTAATGCTCCCTGGATTGAAG tggtgtgtgtttcCCTCCCTGCACCCTCAAACGTCTCCATTTCTTCCTTCAACATGGAGCATACTCTCAGCTTCCTGCCTGGCCCAGAGACCCCCACCAGCACCAACTTCACCGTTGAAATCCTCCGCTTAAG GAGGAATAGATCGTGGAAACCAGTGGCTGGTTGTTCAGAGCTGACGGCTGGACAGACATGTAATCTAACACAAGCCTTCAAAGACCCGTTCGATCACTATCAAGCTCGTGTCCAGGCCTTTACACCCAACCGGACCTCCAACTGGACGATGTCTGGGTGGTTTCAGCCTCTGACAGACA CTATGTTGGGACCTCCTGATGTGTCCGTGTCCGGCTGTGGGAACTGTTTGATCCTGAAGGTCAGAGTTCCTCCAACAAGGGGGCTTCAGCTCCATGAAGAACTTGTTTTCCATGTGCAAAGGACCAGGGATGGTGCACAG tTCAAACTGAATCTGCATTACCAGGAGGAGATCACGATCTCGTACCTGCAGCCAGGTGTGGAGTACTGTGTGACCGTCACTGTGAAAGCACGTTTAAACTCCAACGCTGTCCCCAGTAAATCtcactgtgccttcaccagCCCTCCTCAACCCTCCTCAAGCTCAC TGCACGTAGTCTTCGGCCTGCTGGGTGCGTTCTGTGCACTGGGCTTTCTCCTCATTGGATTGGTTGTCTACGGCAGTCAGCTCAGCTTCAAATTACGACGACGACTCTTCCCCAGAACTCTG TCCTACTTCCTCCTCCAAAGCCACAATCATGGAAATGCATCGCCTGAATGCTCAGGTCACATCTCAGCCATGCAGCTACACAAGGAAGGCTCTGCAGACTCCCTTCTGACTGTCCATAGGCATGTTGAACCACTGAGGAGCAGCTccgaggagggggaggaaaacTTCCTTTAA